The following are encoded in a window of Spodoptera frugiperda isolate SF20-4 chromosome 3, AGI-APGP_CSIRO_Sfru_2.0, whole genome shotgun sequence genomic DNA:
- the LOC126913066 gene encoding integumentary mucin A.1-like, with the protein MKGIIILLVIVYAAVGRAQLEECPKEQESNWEIEWLLRHEDCEKFYKCTFGKPVEMSCPSNLWFNLDTWRCDWPQNVDCEDRNIPTTTSSTTSTTTITPPPTTESTTTSTTTTTTTPPPTTTSTTTTTTTPPPTTTSTTTTTTTPPPTTTSTTTTTTTTTPPPTTTSTTTTTTTTPPPTTTSTTSTTTTPPPTTTSTTTTTPCPTTPSTTTTTTTTPPIEIPDEFLPNGCPVNPRIHWLLPHETDCNAFYYCVWGELVLRHCPPTLHFNRKIQVCDWPWAAGCPNSLHKHLISRLLLR; encoded by the exons ATGAAAG gaataattatattattggtcATCGTGTACGCGGCCGTGGGGCGGGCCCAATTAGAAGAATGCCCGAAAGAGCAGGAATCAAATTGGGAAATTGAATGGTTGCTCAGACACGAGGATTGTGAAAAATTCTATAAATGTACATTCGGCAAGCCCGTTGAGATGAGTTGCCCGTCTAATCTTTGGTTTAACCTGGACACATGGCGTTGTGACTGGCCACAAAATGTAGATTGTGAGGACCGTAATATTCCAACAACGACTTCGTCAACTACTTCAACAACAACTATAACTCCGCCTCCAACGACCGAATCAACTACGACGTCTACGACGACTACAACGACTACGCCTCCACCGACTACAACGAGTACTACGACTACGACAACTACGCCTCCACCGACTACAACGAGTACTACGACTACGACAACTACGCCTCCACCTACTACCACGAGTACTACGACTACGACAACGACAACTACACCTCCACCGACTACAACGAGTACTACGACCACTACGACGACAACGCCTCCACCGACTACAACGTCTACGACCAGTACGACGACAACGCCTCCACCGACTACAACGTCTACCACGACTACGACTCCATGTCCAACCACACCCAgtaccaccaccaccaccactacCACACCTCCAATTGAAATACCTGACGAGTTCTTGCCCAATGGATGCCCTGTGAACCCTCGTATCCACTGGCTGCTGCCTCACGAAACTGACTGTAATGCCTTCTACTACTGCGTCTGGGGAGAACTGGTGTTGAGACACTGTCCACCTACTTTACATTTCAACAGAAAGATTCAG GTTTGCGACTGGCCTTGGGCTGCCGGATGCCCAAACTCGCTCCACAAACATTTGATATCCAGACTGTTACTGAGATAA
- the LOC126913067 gene encoding peritrophin-1-like codes for MKGIIALLVIVYAAVGRAQLEECPKEQETNWEIEKLLRHEDCEKFYKCTFGKPVAMSCPPDLWFNLDTWQCDWPRNVDCEDRNIPGEPTTSSTTTTSTTTTTTSTTTTPRPTSTTTAATTTTSTASTPIATSTLPPIDFLPNGCPVNPSIPWLLRHPTDCNAFYHCVWGTPVLRRCPDNLHFNERFQVCDWPWNSSC; via the exons ATGAAAG gaatAATTGCATTATTGGTGATCGTGTACGCGGCCGTGGGGCGGGCCCAATTAGAAGAATGTCCGAAAGAACAGGAAACAAATTGGGAAATTGAAAAGTTGCTCAGACACGAGGATTGTGAAAAATTCTATAAATGTACATTCGGCAAGCCCGTTGCAATGAGTTGCCCGCCAGACCTTTGGTTTAACCTGGACACCTGGCAATGTGACTGGCCACGTAACGTAGATTGTGAGGACCGTAATATTCCTGGGGAGCCAACAACGAGTTCGACAACTACTACGTCTACAACTACTACCACGACTTCAACGACTACGACTCCGCGTCCAACAAGCACCACCACCGCCGCCACCACCACCACCTCAACCGCATCCACGCCCATCGCAACTTCAACTCTACCACCTATCGATTTCTTGCCCAATGGATGCCCTGTGAACCCTAGCATTCCCTGGTTGCTGCGTCATCCTACTGATTGTAACGCCTTCTACCATTGCGTTTGGGGAACTCCAGTGTTGAGACGCTGTCCCGACAATTTACATTTCAACGAAAGGTTTCAG